One Candidatus Nealsonbacteria bacterium genomic region harbors:
- a CDS encoding YdcF family protein has protein sequence MLFLEIIQQMLLPSVFVFILILGGLLLSFRKKNVKVGRLIALTGVGLYYLFSIAPVSDLLLFPLERDYQTIKIEDIKAADKVVLLLGGRESDILRSSEVLRIVHLTNQRTQVIISGVDPLNPRSEEAVAVRRFFTARGVEANNITIENKSRNTWENVRNIREIVGEEPFFLVTSAYHMKRAMREFEKIGGNPIPAPVDFRRRSSYGLISYFPSARNLRNADLAIHEYFGIIFYEFL, from the coding sequence ATGTTATTCTTGGAAATAATTCAACAAATGCTCCTTCCTAGTGTTTTTGTATTTATATTAATACTCGGAGGACTGCTTCTTAGCTTTCGTAAAAAGAACGTTAAGGTTGGGAGATTAATAGCCCTTACTGGCGTTGGTTTGTATTACCTGTTTTCAATTGCTCCGGTTAGTGACCTATTGCTTTTCCCATTAGAAAGAGATTATCAAACCATAAAGATTGAAGATATTAAAGCGGCAGATAAAGTAGTTTTGCTTTTAGGTGGGCGAGAAAGTGATATTTTAAGGTCTAGTGAAGTTTTAAGAATTGTTCATTTAACTAATCAAAGAACTCAGGTCATCATATCGGGTGTTGATCCTCTTAATCCCAGAAGTGAAGAGGCTGTGGCAGTTAGGAGATTTTTTACAGCCCGTGGAGTTGAAGCTAATAACATTACGATTGAGAATAAGTCTAGAAATACTTGGGAGAATGTAAGGAATATAAGGGAAATAGTTGGCGAAGAACCTTTCTTTTTGGTTACTTCTGCTTATCATATGAAAAGGGCAATGAGGGAGTTTGAAAAAATTGGGGGAAATCCAATTCCAGCCCCCGTTGACTTTAGGAGAAGAAGCTCTTACGGACTTATTAGTTATTTCCCCAGTGCGCGCAACTTGAGAAATGCTGATTTAGCTATTCATGAATATTTTGGAATAATTTTCTATGAATTCCTCTAA
- the polX gene encoding DNA polymerase/3'-5' exonuclease PolX yields the protein MKNQEVANILYEIADFLDMDDTPFRPLAYKKAANSLENLEEDIETIYKRGGTKELEKISGIGEHIALRIEEYLKKGKIGYLQELRKKIPVDIENLTMIEGMGPKTVKTLYQELNIKNLKDLEKAAKEHRIAPLFGFGEKTEQNILEGIEFLKKTEGRSLLGRILPKANEIYEEIKKLPEVETISTAGSLRRMKETIGDVDLLVSSNNPKKIMDHFVSMKGVLKVWGKGETKASIKTAGGFNVDIRVVLPESYGSALQHFTGSKEHNIALRKIAMERGLKVNEYGVFKGEKRIAGKTEEEVYKILRMDWIPPEMREDQGEIELAIKGRLPQIVGYNDIKGDLHCHSSWTGGENTIEEMAKRAIELGYLYIGIADHTKFLRIENGLDEKQLMEQRKEIDELNNKIKGIKILQGCEANILDDGSIDITNEALAKLDFVIAGIHSGFKMNEKKITQRIIKAMENPHVDIISHPTGRILKRRAEYNVNIDEMIEAAKRTGTILEINSYPERLDLNDVNIYRAKRLGVKMVINTDAHHREHMKSMCFGIAQARRGWAEEKDIINTGTLKELITSFKK from the coding sequence ATGAAGAACCAAGAAGTCGCCAACATATTATATGAAATAGCCGATTTTCTTGATATGGATGATACCCCTTTTAGACCTTTAGCCTATAAAAAGGCAGCTAATTCACTGGAAAATTTAGAAGAAGATATTGAAACTATTTACAAAAGAGGTGGAACTAAAGAATTAGAGAAGATTTCTGGAATTGGAGAGCACATTGCATTGCGCATTGAAGAGTATCTCAAAAAGGGAAAGATTGGCTATCTTCAGGAGTTAAGAAAAAAAATACCGGTAGATATTGAAAACCTTACTATGATAGAGGGGATGGGACCTAAGACCGTTAAAACCCTTTATCAAGAACTAAATATTAAGAATCTTAAGGATCTTGAGAAGGCAGCTAAGGAGCATAGAATAGCTCCTTTGTTTGGCTTTGGGGAAAAGACGGAACAAAATATTCTTGAGGGGATAGAGTTTTTGAAAAAGACTGAAGGAAGGTCTCTTTTAGGAAGAATTCTTCCTAAGGCCAATGAGATTTATGAAGAGATAAAAAAACTTCCAGAAGTAGAAACTATTAGTACCGCCGGATCATTAAGAAGAATGAAAGAAACCATAGGGGATGTTGATCTTTTAGTTTCCTCTAATAATCCCAAGAAGATTATGGATCATTTTGTTTCAATGAAGGGTGTGTTAAAAGTTTGGGGTAAGGGAGAAACCAAGGCTTCAATTAAAACAGCGGGCGGATTCAATGTAGATATTAGGGTGGTTTTACCGGAAAGTTATGGATCAGCCCTACAACACTTTACTGGATCTAAAGAACATAATATTGCACTTAGAAAAATCGCCATGGAAAGAGGGCTTAAAGTTAATGAGTATGGAGTATTTAAGGGAGAAAAAAGGATTGCCGGAAAGACTGAAGAAGAGGTTTACAAAATTCTTAGAATGGACTGGATACCGCCAGAGATGAGAGAAGATCAAGGAGAAATAGAGTTAGCTATAAAAGGAAGATTGCCTCAAATTGTTGGTTATAACGATATTAAAGGAGATCTTCATTGTCACTCTAGCTGGACTGGTGGAGAGAATACAATTGAAGAAATGGCCAAGCGGGCGATTGAATTAGGATATCTATATATTGGAATAGCAGATCATACCAAGTTTTTAAGAATAGAAAATGGATTAGATGAGAAACAATTAATGGAACAAAGAAAAGAAATAGATGAACTTAATAATAAAATAAAAGGAATAAAAATACTTCAGGGATGTGAAGCCAATATTTTAGATGATGGATCAATAGATATTACCAATGAAGCATTAGCTAAGCTTGATTTTGTAATAGCCGGTATACATTCAGGATTTAAAATGAATGAGAAAAAGATTACTCAAAGAATTATCAAAGCGATGGAGAATCCTCATGTTGATATTATTTCCCATCCCACCGGAAGAATTCTTAAGCGAAGAGCTGAATATAATGTAAATATAGATGAAATGATAGAAGCGGCCAAAAGAACCGGAACGATTTTAGAAATCAATTCGTATCCAGAAAGACTTGATCTTAATGACGTTAATATCTACAGGGCTAAAAGGTTAGGGGTTAAAATGGTAATAAATACCGATGCCCATCATCGAGAACATATGAAATCAATGTGCTTTGGTATAGCTCAAGCAAGAAGGGGTTGGGCAGAAGAAAAAGATATTATTAATACCGGGACCCTAAAAGAATTAATAACTTCTTTTAAAAAATAA
- the murB gene encoding UDP-N-acetylmuramate dehydrogenase produces the protein MNSSNNKLIKLEKIFPKIKKDILLGRYTTFGLGGKADYFLEVDSVAELKEALSYFFKNKVSFFILGGGSNLLISDNGYRGVIIKMKGKELELRKEKTIIVEAGVSLAKLVYFAMSYGLSGFEWAAGIPGTVGGAIRGNAGAFGKSMADNIKLVEVVNAKSGKINKFRNEECKFNYRESIFKKNSHLVVIRAEIALDKKDKSEIEKQSNEYFNYRKERQPQGYSAGSVFKNYKIKNKKEREALIEKNPEIEKVIKDNVIPAAFLIDKCGLKGKKVGRVMISLIHANFIINLGRGKSEDVTKLIYLIKKEVSDKFGIIIEEEIQYLGF, from the coding sequence ATGAATTCCTCTAATAACAAATTAATCAAATTAGAAAAAATCTTTCCAAAGATTAAGAAAGATATTCTCTTGGGAAGATATACTACTTTTGGATTAGGGGGTAAGGCTGATTATTTTTTAGAAGTTGATAGTGTAGCGGAGCTTAAAGAAGCCCTTTCTTATTTTTTTAAAAACAAAGTATCTTTTTTTATCCTTGGAGGAGGAAGCAATCTTTTAATATCTGATAATGGTTATCGCGGAGTGATAATTAAAATGAAAGGAAAGGAATTGGAGCTTAGAAAAGAGAAAACGATTATCGTTGAGGCCGGAGTCTCTTTAGCTAAGCTTGTTTATTTTGCCATGTCTTATGGTCTTAGTGGTTTTGAATGGGCTGCGGGAATACCGGGTACTGTTGGGGGAGCTATAAGAGGTAATGCCGGTGCTTTTGGAAAATCAATGGCTGATAATATCAAACTAGTAGAAGTAGTTAATGCTAAAAGTGGAAAAATTAATAAGTTTAGAAACGAGGAATGTAAATTTAACTATAGAGAAAGTATTTTTAAAAAGAATTCCCACTTAGTAGTTATAAGGGCCGAGATTGCTCTTGATAAAAAAGATAAGAGTGAGATTGAAAAACAATCTAATGAATATTTTAATTATAGAAAAGAAAGACAGCCACAGGGATATTCAGCTGGGAGTGTTTTTAAGAATTATAAAATAAAGAATAAAAAGGAAAGAGAGGCATTGATTGAGAAAAATCCTGAGATTGAAAAAGTAATTAAAGACAATGTTATTCCAGCTGCCTTCTTAATTGACAAGTGCGGTCTTAAGGGAAAGAAGGTTGGTAGGGTAATGATTTCTCTTATTCATGCTAACTTTATTATCAATCTTGGACGGGGAAAATCTGAAGATGTAACAAAATTAATCTACTTAATCAAGAAAGAAGTAAGTGATAAATTCGGCATAATAATTGAAGAAGAGATTCAATATTTGGGATTTTAG
- the raiA gene encoding ribosome-associated translation inhibitor RaiA has product MKITIKTKNMELTDSISDYIEKKIQPLGKFLEKIIPDEEDLANNPIEERKERVEAFIDVGKESTKGLYFAKAQINIPGKNLLITKVTSSKLDEAIDAIKDELQRLIVSYKEKSFAVKKRNVKEAKKDIKLAEEARLNRGSRQRQEGL; this is encoded by the coding sequence ATGAAAATAACAATCAAAACAAAAAACATGGAATTAACCGATTCCATTAGCGATTATATAGAGAAAAAAATTCAACCCTTAGGAAAGTTTTTAGAAAAGATTATTCCAGACGAAGAGGATCTTGCCAATAATCCTATTGAAGAAAGGAAGGAAAGAGTAGAGGCCTTTATTGATGTCGGTAAAGAATCAACCAAGGGGTTGTATTTCGCTAAGGCTCAAATAAATATTCCCGGTAAAAATCTTTTAATAACAAAAGTTACTTCCAGTAAACTTGATGAAGCGATTGATGCCATAAAAGATGAATTGCAAAGACTGATTGTATCTTACAAAGAGAAGTCTTTTGCTGTTAAGAAAAGAAATGTTAAGGAAGCCAAAAAAGACATTAAACTTGCAGAAGAAGCAAGATTAAATAGGGGAAGTCGGCAAAGACAGGAAGGTTTGTAA
- the secA gene encoding preprotein translocase subunit SecA, whose translation MSFFKKIFGDPNEKYLKSIQILVDRTNNLEKEVSSLKDFDFPLKTKELKIRIEKGETTDDILPEAFALVREASKRVLGQRHYDVQLIGGIVLHQGKVAEMRTGEGKTLSATLPAYLNALEGKGVHVVTVNDYLARRDSVWMGQIYDFLGMTTGCINHQQSFVYDREFSSTNEERDEIRDTLGGFKVVEDFIKPCTRKEAYAADITYGTNNEFGFDYLKDNMAYDLNVKAQRSFRYVIIDEVDSILIDEARTPLIISAPDVESSDMYKGISEIIPRLEPKKHYEVFEKEKTVALTEEGIEKVEEILNIDNIYEEKGIKYLHHIEQALRAQAIVPTTKKPLFEKDRHYVVKDEEIIIVDEFTGRMMPGRRWSGGLHQAIEAKEGVYVQPESKTLASITFQNLFRMYDKLSGMTGTAVTSAEEFDKVYKLEVIIIPTNKPMVRDDLPDKIYKTEMSKFKAITEEVRERRKKGQPVLIGTTSIEKNELLAALLERLGIPHRVLNAKSHEKEGEIIAQAGKLGAVTVATNMAGRGVDIVLGGNPADPEEAKKVFELGGLHVIGSERHEARRIDNQLRGRSGRQGDPGSTQFFISLQDDLIRIFGGDKINSLANYLKMPEDQPIEAKMISGVIESAQSKIEGMHFDARKHLLDYDDVMNKHREVIYKKRDDILEKAVNDKIEPYIRSFMEDRGILDDYNKKYDELGEEKMKEIAKSVSLRVLDSLWVEHLEGMQAIREAVRLRAYGQQDPLIEYKNEGRKAFHKMLKTWEDDVIEMILKVQSISFAPSPIEKGGIELRANNTVQPKAKKQSIGRNDPCHCGSGKKYKKCHGA comes from the coding sequence ATGTCTTTTTTTAAAAAAATATTCGGGGATCCCAATGAGAAGTATCTCAAAAGTATTCAAATTTTAGTCGATAGAACAAACAATTTGGAGAAAGAAGTTTCTTCTCTTAAAGATTTTGACTTTCCGTTGAAGACTAAAGAGCTAAAAATTAGGATAGAAAAAGGTGAAACTACGGATGATATTCTTCCAGAAGCTTTTGCTTTAGTTCGAGAGGCATCAAAGAGAGTTTTAGGCCAAAGGCATTACGATGTTCAGTTAATCGGAGGAATAGTTTTGCATCAAGGAAAAGTTGCTGAGATGAGAACTGGAGAGGGAAAAACTTTATCAGCTACTCTTCCAGCTTATCTTAATGCTCTTGAGGGCAAGGGGGTTCATGTGGTGACCGTCAATGATTATCTTGCTCGAAGAGACTCTGTTTGGATGGGTCAGATTTATGATTTTCTTGGGATGACGACTGGTTGTATAAATCACCAACAATCTTTTGTTTATGATCGTGAATTTTCTAGTACCAATGAAGAAAGGGATGAGATTAGAGATACACTAGGAGGATTTAAGGTAGTTGAAGATTTTATTAAACCTTGCACAAGAAAAGAAGCTTATGCAGCAGATATTACTTATGGTACCAATAATGAATTCGGCTTTGATTATTTAAAGGATAATATGGCTTATGACCTTAATGTTAAAGCTCAAAGAAGTTTTAGATATGTAATTATTGATGAAGTTGACTCGATTTTAATTGATGAAGCAAGAACGCCACTTATCATATCAGCTCCAGATGTTGAGAGCTCTGATATGTATAAAGGAATATCAGAGATAATCCCACGTCTTGAGCCGAAAAAACATTACGAAGTTTTTGAGAAAGAAAAGACGGTTGCTCTAACCGAAGAGGGAATTGAGAAAGTGGAGGAAATTTTAAACATTGATAATATTTATGAAGAAAAGGGTATTAAATATCTTCATCATATAGAGCAGGCTTTACGAGCACAAGCTATCGTGCCAACCACCAAAAAACCATTATTTGAAAAAGATAGACATTATGTTGTCAAAGATGAAGAAATTATTATCGTTGATGAATTTACCGGTAGAATGATGCCTGGCAGAAGATGGTCAGGTGGACTTCATCAAGCAATTGAAGCAAAAGAAGGAGTTTACGTTCAGCCCGAATCAAAGACATTAGCATCAATTACTTTTCAAAATCTTTTTAGAATGTATGATAAGTTGTCCGGAATGACCGGAACAGCTGTTACTTCAGCCGAAGAATTTGATAAGGTTTATAAATTGGAGGTAATTATTATTCCAACTAATAAGCCGATGGTCAGAGACGATCTTCCAGATAAAATCTACAAAACTGAGATGAGTAAGTTTAAGGCGATAACTGAAGAGGTTAGAGAGAGACGTAAAAAAGGACAGCCGGTATTGATTGGAACCACTTCTATTGAAAAAAATGAACTCCTAGCCGCTTTATTAGAAAGATTAGGCATACCTCATAGAGTTTTAAATGCCAAGAGTCACGAAAAAGAAGGAGAGATTATTGCGCAAGCCGGAAAATTAGGAGCAGTTACAGTCGCAACCAATATGGCCGGAAGAGGCGTTGATATAGTTTTAGGAGGAAATCCGGCCGATCCCGAGGAAGCTAAGAAAGTTTTTGAATTGGGTGGGCTTCATGTTATTGGAAGTGAACGACACGAAGCAAGAAGAATAGATAACCAATTACGTGGAAGATCCGGAAGGCAGGGTGATCCTGGATCAACCCAATTTTTCATTTCTCTTCAAGATGATTTGATAAGAATATTTGGTGGAGACAAAATTAATTCATTAGCTAATTATTTAAAAATGCCCGAGGATCAACCAATTGAAGCTAAGATGATATCGGGAGTTATTGAATCAGCTCAATCTAAGATTGAGGGGATGCATTTTGATGCAAGAAAGCATTTACTAGATTACGACGACGTAATGAACAAACATCGTGAAGTAATTTATAAGAAGCGAGATGATATACTAGAGAAAGCGGTTAATGATAAGATTGAACCTTATATCCGATCATTTATGGAAGACAGGGGAATTTTAGATGATTATAATAAGAAGTACGATGAATTAGGAGAAGAGAAAATGAAAGAGATTGCTAAATCTGTAAGCCTAAGAGTTTTAGACTCTCTTTGGGTAGAACACTTAGAAGGCATGCAGGCAATACGAGAAGCAGTTAGACTAAGAGCCTATGGACAACAAGATCCTTTAATTGAATACAAGAATGAAGGGCGTAAAGCTTTTCATAAAATGTTAAAGACTTGGGAAGATGATGTTATTGAAATGATATTAAAGGTTCAATCCATTTCCTTTGCTCCTAGTCCGATAGAAAAAGGTGGAATAGAACTAAGGGCCAATAATACCGTACAACCAAAAGCTAAAAAACAATCCATAGGAAGAAACGATCCTTGTCATTGCGGAAGTGGTAAGAAATATAAGAAATGTCATGGAGCATAG